CACGTTGCCGAACCGCTCACCGGAGACCTCCGCCGGGTCGGCGTCGGAGACGATCTCGGCGGCCCGGGTGATCTGGCCGTCGAACTGCGCCGCCGAGGCCACGGCCAGACCGGCCACGGCGAGCAGCAGGCCGACCGTGGCGAGCTGCAACCAGAACGCGACGGTGACGGTGGTCGGCCGGGCCGGACGCGCCGGCTCATCGGCGGTGGAGGTCATACCTGCCGACGGTACGGCCATCGACGCGCTGGGCGCAGCCCTCTTCAGCCGACGCGCGTCGTACTCATGATCATTCTGCGGTGAGCTGTTCGGCCGCGTGGTCGCGGAGCGCGCGGCGGCCCATGACGCAGCCGGAGAAGGTGGTGAACTCGCCGTCGGCGTCGGCGAGCCGGGCCCAGGCGGCTCGGGCCGCCGTCGGGTCGATCCGGCCCAGCAGCGTCGCCGCGTACGCCCGGCCGGCCGGCGAGCCCTCCGCCAGCAGCCGGTCGACCGCCGCGCGCACCTGGTCGGCCTGCTCCGGCAGGGCCGCTTCGAGCCGCCGGTACGCCTCGGTCGCCGGCAGCGGCTGCGCCGCGAACCCGACCCCGCCGAACGCGAGGGTGTCCGCCCGCGCCAACTCGTCGGCGTCCATCTCGACCGCCGACCGCCGTCCCCGCCCACTTCTCCGCCACCTCATACCCCTCTCCCTTCCCACCCCGCCCCGCCCCGACCCCGGTGATCAAGAGATTTGTGTCGCCGAACCGGCCGGTCCGGCACGAGAACCTCTTGATCACCGTCGAGGGGCGGGGGTGGGGTGGCTGGGGTCAGGCGGCGGTGACGGTCAGGGAGTCCCGGGTGTCGGAGAGGGTCACCTGGACGGTGTCGCCGTCGCGGACGCGACCGGCCAGCAGGGCCCTGGCGAGTTGGTCGCCGATGGCCGACTGGACCAGGCGGCGCAGCGGCCGGGCGCCGTAGATCGGGTCGTACCCGTGCTCGGCGAGCCAGGCGCGGGCGTCGTCGGTGACGTCCAGGGCCAGCCGACGGTCGGCGAGCCGCCGACGCATCCGGTCGAGCTGGATGTCCACGATGGCCCGCAGGTCGTCGCCGTGCAGGGCGGCGAACACCACGATGTCGTCGAGCCGGTTGAGGAACTCCGGCTTGAAGTGCGACCGGACCACCGCGAGCACGCCCTCCCGGCGCTGCTCCTCGGCCAACGTCAGGTCGCTGATCACCGACGAGCCGAGGTTGGCGGTGAGGATCAGGATGGCGTTGCGGAAGTCCACCGTACGGCCCTGGCCGTCGGTGAGCCGACCGTCGTCGAGCACCTGGAGCAGCACGTCGAAGACGTCCGGGTGGGCCTTCTCCACCTCGTCCAGCAGGATCACCGAGTACGGCCGGCGGCGCACCGCCTCGGTGAGCTGGCCGCCCTCCTCGTACCCGACGTAGCCGGGCGGGGCGCCGACCAGGCGGGCCACCGAGTGCTTCTCGCCGTACTCGCTCATGTCGATGCGGACCATGGCCCGCTCGTCGTCGAAGAGGAACTCGGCGAGCGCCTTGGCCAGCTCGGTCTTGCCGACGCCGGTCGGGCCGAGGAAGAGAAAGCTGCCGGTGGGACGGTCCGGGTCGGCGACCCCGGCACGGGCCCGGCGGACCGCGTCGGAGACCGCGCCGACCGCCTCGGCCTGGCCGACCACCCGGGCCCGCAGCGACTCCTCCATCCGGAGCAGCTTGGCCGTCTCGCCCTCCAGAAGGCGGCCGGCGGGAATGCCCGTCCAGGAGGCGACCACGGCGGCGATGTCGTCCGCGCCGACCTCCTCCTTGAGCATCGCGCCGTCGGCCTGGAGCCGGGCCAGCTCCTCCTCGGCCCGCCTCAGCTCGTTGCGGAGCGCGGGGATCCGGCCGTACCGCAGCTCGGCGGCGCGTTCCAGCTCGCCGTCGCGCTCGGCCCGCTCGGCCTCGCCGCCGAGCCGTTCCAGCTCCTCCTTGGCGGTGGAGAGCTTGGTGATGTGGTTCTTCTCCAGCTTCCAGCGGTCGGCCAGGGCGGTGAGCTGCTCACGCTTGTCGGCGAGCTCCTTGCGCAGCCGGGCCAGCCGCTCGGCGGACGCGGCGTCCGGCTCCTTGGCCAGCGCCATCTCCTCGATCTCCAGCCGGCGGACCGCCCGCTCGATCTCGTCCACCTCGACCGGCCGCGAGTCGATCTCCATGCGGAGCCGGGACGCGGACTCGTCGACCAGGTCGATCGCCTTGTCCGGCAGGAACCGGTCGGTGATGTACCGGTCGGACAGCGACGCGGCGGCGACCAGCGCGGCGTCGGTGATCCGTACGCCGTGGTGCACCTCGTAACGCTCCTTGAGGCCACGGAGGATGCCGATGGTGTCCTCGATGGTCGGCTCGCCGACCACCACCGGCTGGAAGCGGCGCTCCAGGGCCGGGTCCTTCTCGATGTGCTCGCGGTACTCGTCGAGGGTGGTCGCGCCGACCATCCGCAGCTCGCCCCGGGCCAGCATCGGCTTGAGCATGTTGCCGGCGTCCATCGAGCCCTCGCCCTTGCCCGCGCCGACCACGGTGTGCAGCTCGTCGAGGAACGTGATGACCTGACCGTTGGAGTTCTTGATCTCCTCCAGGACGGACTTGAGCCGCTCCTCGAACTGGCCCCGGTACTGGGCCCCGGCGACCATCGCGCCGAGGTCGAGCGAGACGAGTTTCTTGTCGCGCAGCGACTCGGGCACGTCGCCGGCGACGATCCGCTGGGCGAGGCCCTCGACGATGGCGGTCTTGCCGACGCCCGGCTCGCCGATCAGCACCGGGTTGTTCTTGGTACGCCGGGACAGCACCTGGATGACCCGGCGGATCTCGGAGTCCCGCCCGATCACCGGGTCGATCTTGCCGTCGCGGGCGCTGGCGGTCAGGTCGACGCCGTACTTCTCCAGCGCCTGGTAGGTCTGCTCGGGGTCGGCGGTGGTCACCCGGCGGTCCCCGCCCCGGATGCTGGGGAACGCGGCGACCAGGGTCTCCTCGGTGGCGCCGGCCGCCTTCAGGGCGTTCGCCACCGCGCCGCCGACCCGGGCCAGGCCGGCGAGCAGGTGCTCGGTGGAGGTGTACTCGTCGCCGAGCGGGCGGGCGATCTGCTCGGCCGCGCCGATGGCGTTGACGAACTCGCGGGCCAGGGTCGGCTCGGCGATGCTGGAGCCGCGCGCGGCGGGCAGCGCGTCGATCGCGCGCGAAGTGGCCCGGCGCAGCTCGACCGGGTCGGCCCCGGCGGCGCGCAGCAGGCCGGCGGCGGTGGAGCCGCCGGTGTCGAGCAGGGCCAGCAGCAGGTGCCAGGGCTCCACGGTGGCGTGACCACGCTGGCTGGCGCTGGCGACGGCACCGGTGATGACCTCGCGGCTCTTGGTGGTGAGGCGTTCCGTGTTCATGGGCTCCCCCGGAATCGGCGTGTCCACTCAGACAGACACAACCAGAGTTGAGCCTATTCCACTCAACTCCCGCCATGTGAGCTGAGTCACCTATCACCATGAGTCGATGCGCTGGGCGGCTCGCACCACCCGTGGCCAGCCCTCGCGTCGGTACCGTACCGTGACCGCGTGCGAGTACGTGTTGAACAGACAGCCCTGCCGGGCATCGGCGTCCGTCACGACATGATGACGGAGTCCGGCCGCCGCCTCGGGGTGGTCTCCCACCGCAACGGCCGACGTGACCTCGTCCTGTACGACCCGGACGACCCCGACTCCTGCCAGCACGACATCCCGCTGACCGACGACGAGGCGGAGGCGCTGGCCGACATCCTCGGCGCGTCGCTGATGCTCGGCCAGCTCGCCGGGCTGCGGGACCAGGCCGCCGGCCTGCTCACCGAGCAGATCGCCATCCCGGCCGGGTCGAGGTACGTCAACCGCCGCCTCGGTGACACCAAGGCCCGCACCCGCACCAGCGCCTCCATCGTGGCGGTACTGCGTGACCGCGAGGTGATCGCCTCGCCGGATCCCGCGTTCCGTTTCGCCGCCGGTGACGTGGTGGTCGTGGTCGGCACCCGACAGGGTCTCGACGGCGTCACCGCCATCCTCGCCGACAGTGACCCGGACGGCTGAGGCGGATGCACGAAACCACCACGCTGCTCGTCGAGGTCGGCGCGCTGCTGTTCCTGCTCGGCCTGCTCGGCCGGCTGAGCCGCCGGATCGGTCTCTCGCCGATCCCGCTCTACCTGCTCGCCGGCCTCGCCGTCGGCCACGGCGGCCTGCTGGAGATGCACGCCAGCGAGGAGTTCTTCGCCGTCGGAGCGGAGATCGGCGTCATCCTCCTGCTGGTCATGCTCGGCCTGGAGTACTCCGCGAACGAGCTGGTCGGCAACCTCCGCTCGGCGGCCCCGGCCGGCCTGATCGACGGCGTGCTCAACGCGCTGCCCGGCGCGGGTTTCGCGCTGCTGCTCGGCTGGGACTGGACGGCCGCCGTGGTGCTCGCCGGCATCACCTGGGTCTCCTCGTCCGGGGTGATCGCCAAGGTGCTCGCCGACCTGGGCCGGGTGGGTAACCGGGAGACCCCGGTGATCCTCTCGGTGCTGGTCATCGAGGACCTGGCCATGGCGCTCTACCTGCCGCTGGTCACCGCCCTGCTGGCCGGGGTCGGGCTGTTGGGCGGGCTGAAGGCGCTGGCCATCGCGGTCGGCACGGTGCTGCTGGTGCTGGTGGTGGCGATCCGCTACGGCCACCTCATCTCCACCGCGATGTCCGCCAAGGACGCCGAGGCGCTGCTGCTCGGCGTGCTCGGGCTGACCCTGCTGGTCGCCGGGGTCGCGGCCAAGCTCCAGGTGTCGGCGGCGGTCGGCGCGTTCCTGGTCGGCATCGCGCTCTCCGGGCCGGTGGCCCACCACGCCACCGAGCTGCTCACCCCGCTGCGGGACCTCTTCGCCGCGGTCTTCTTCGTCTTCTTCGGCCTGGTCACCGACCCCAGGGACATCCCGCCGGTGCTGCTGCCGGCGCTCGCCCTGGCCGTGGTGACCATGGGTACGAAACTGCTCACCGGGTACCTCGCCGCCCGCCGCGTCGGCATCGCCGAGCCGGGTCGCTGGCGGGCCGGGCTGGCGCTGGTGCCCCGGGGGGAGTTCTCCATCGTCATCGCCGGGCTGGCGGTGGCCAGCGGCCGGGTGCCACCGGCGCTCGCCGCCCTCGCCACCGCGTACGTGCTGATCACCGTGGTGACCGGGCCGATGCTGGCCCGTCTGCCGGACTTCGCCTGGTTCAAGCAGTGGCTGCGCGGCCGCGCCGCCGTACAGCGGGTGGCCCGCTGAGCACAGGGAGACACGGGCGCCCTGCCGACGCCGCACGCACGGCAGGGCGCTTCCCGATCCGGCCCCTTCCCGAGCGGGCCCGTTCCTGATCCGGGGCCTTCCTAACTCGGCCGCGCCGCGCTACCGTTTCGCCCCAGCAAGCCAGGTCCCCGCGGGCGCCCGGTACGCCCCGCGGGCCCGAGCGGAAGGTGCCGGTGACCGTGCACGGTCCGACGTTCCACGGCTTCGCCAACCCGGTGGACCCGTCCCCGGCCGAGCTGCGCGCCTGGGCGTACCAGCCGGACTCGGTGCCGTTGAGCACCATGCCCCAGGACTGGGACCTGCTCGTCTCCGGCAACCACCTGGCCACCACCCTGTTCGAGCTGGCGATGGATCCGGCCTGCCCGGCCCGCCGGTTCGCCCTGCACTGTCTCTACATCTACGCCGGCGACGGCATCCGGACCGGCTTCCGCGCCCACCCGAGACGCCGGCTACGCAAACTCGTCGAGCAGGCCGAGCTCAGCGGTGACCACCTGGTCCGCACCTGGGCGTACAACACCAGGACGCTGATGGACCGGCCGGAGCTCTTCGACTACCACGACTGGTGCGAGGGCGGCCTGGTGCGGGAGAACCGCCGGATCGGCTGACGCCGGCCGGGCGGGGTACGGGCCGGGATCCCCCGTGGCTCCCGGCCCGTGGCTCATCGGGGCTGGTCGGGGCGTTCGGCTCCGGCCCGTTCGGCGTCCGGTTTCCCGCTCTCCGCCCCGGCGGCGCCTGATCTGGCGTTCTCCGGCCGCGGGCCCGGTTTGCCGCCCTGCGGGCCGGGGCCCGGCTTCGCGCCCGCCGGCCGCGGGCCTGGTTTGGCGCTCTGCGGTCCGCTGGGGCCGGACGGCGGCGGGCCGGGCTTCGGTGGGCCGGGTTTGGGCGGGCCCGGTTTCCCCGGACCGGACTGCGCGGCACCGGACTGCGCGGGGCCCGACTGCGCGGGGCCGGACTGCGCGGGGCCGGACTGCGCGGGGCTGGACGGCACGGCGCCGGCTTTCGCCGGGTCGGACTGCCGTTCGACCGGGCGTCCGGGTTTGCCGGCGAACCGGCTGTCGGTGATCCGGTCGAACTTCTCCCGTACGGTCTCGGCCGCCTTCTCCAGGCGGTCCTCCGCCTGCCGGGCCACGTTGCGGGCAGACTCCGCCATCGCTCCCCCTCACCATGCCGATATGCCCCATTTGTGGCATCAGGGCGTGCTGGTGAGCTTACCCACGCCACCCCGCCCCGGGTGCGCTTTCCGGCGAACCCGGGACGGAGCACTGGGTCGGGACGCGGTCAGCGGTCGGGCGTCCGGCGGGGCCGCCAGACCACCAGCGCCGTGGAGGTGCGGTTGGTCGGGACGATGTCCCGACCCGGGAAGCGCGCCGCGGCCTCCAGCTCGGCCATCCGGCGGTACGCGGCGTCCAGCTCCGCCTCCAACTGGGCGACCCGGGCCTGCGCCTGCTCCAGGAGCTGCTCCAGCCCGATGATCCGCTTGATGCCGGCCAGGTTCACCCCGTCGTCCTGACTGAGCCGCTGCACCTCGCGCAACAGCACCACGTCCCGGACGCTGTACCGGCGACCGCCACCGGCCGCCCGGCCCGCCTGCACCAGCCCCAACCGGTCGTACTGGCGCAGGGTCTGCGGATGCATGCCCGCCATCCGCGCCGCGACCGAGATCATCAACACCTTGGCTTCGTAGGCAGGGTCACCCGAGCCGACGAAATCACCCGCCATCCCGCTCACCTCCGCGTGTACTCCACCGGTCGGTCGACGCGACGCACCCGCGCGCGCCCAGGTCAGTTGAACCGACGCACCCGCGCGTCGAGATGTTCCCGCGCCGCCGGCGCGGTGTGCTCGGCGAACGTCTCCAACGCCTTGCGGGCCTCCTCGGAGACGGTGGCCGGGACCACCACGTCCAGGGTCACCAGCAGGTCGCCGGCCTGCCCGTCGCGGCGGACCACCCCCTTGCCCCGGGCCCGCAGCACCCGGCCCCCCGGCGTGCCCGGCGGCACCCGCAGGGTCACCGTGCCGTCCAGGGTGGGCACCCGCAGGTCGGTGCCGAGCACCGCCTCCGCGTACGTGATCGGCACGGTCAGCGTCAGGTCGTCGCCGCTGCGCCCGAACAGCTCGTCGGGGCGCACCTTGACGTGCACGAAGAGGTCGCCGGCCGGGCCGCCACGCTCGCCCGGCTCACCCCGGCCGGTCAGCCGGATCCGCTGG
The sequence above is a segment of the Micromonospora sp. WMMD882 genome. Coding sequences within it:
- the clpB gene encoding ATP-dependent chaperone ClpB; this encodes MNTERLTTKSREVITGAVASASQRGHATVEPWHLLLALLDTGGSTAAGLLRAAGADPVELRRATSRAIDALPAARGSSIAEPTLAREFVNAIGAAEQIARPLGDEYTSTEHLLAGLARVGGAVANALKAAGATEETLVAAFPSIRGGDRRVTTADPEQTYQALEKYGVDLTASARDGKIDPVIGRDSEIRRVIQVLSRRTKNNPVLIGEPGVGKTAIVEGLAQRIVAGDVPESLRDKKLVSLDLGAMVAGAQYRGQFEERLKSVLEEIKNSNGQVITFLDELHTVVGAGKGEGSMDAGNMLKPMLARGELRMVGATTLDEYREHIEKDPALERRFQPVVVGEPTIEDTIGILRGLKERYEVHHGVRITDAALVAAASLSDRYITDRFLPDKAIDLVDESASRLRMEIDSRPVEVDEIERAVRRLEIEEMALAKEPDAASAERLARLRKELADKREQLTALADRWKLEKNHITKLSTAKEELERLGGEAERAERDGELERAAELRYGRIPALRNELRRAEEELARLQADGAMLKEEVGADDIAAVVASWTGIPAGRLLEGETAKLLRMEESLRARVVGQAEAVGAVSDAVRRARAGVADPDRPTGSFLFLGPTGVGKTELAKALAEFLFDDERAMVRIDMSEYGEKHSVARLVGAPPGYVGYEEGGQLTEAVRRRPYSVILLDEVEKAHPDVFDVLLQVLDDGRLTDGQGRTVDFRNAILILTANLGSSVISDLTLAEEQRREGVLAVVRSHFKPEFLNRLDDIVVFAALHGDDLRAIVDIQLDRMRRRLADRRLALDVTDDARAWLAEHGYDPIYGARPLRRLVQSAIGDQLARALLAGRVRDGDTVQVTLSDTRDSLTVTAA
- a CDS encoding TrkA C-terminal domain-containing protein, which codes for MRVRVEQTALPGIGVRHDMMTESGRRLGVVSHRNGRRDLVLYDPDDPDSCQHDIPLTDDEAEALADILGASLMLGQLAGLRDQAAGLLTEQIAIPAGSRYVNRRLGDTKARTRTSASIVAVLRDREVIASPDPAFRFAAGDVVVVVGTRQGLDGVTAILADSDPDG
- a CDS encoding cation:proton antiporter; this translates as MHETTTLLVEVGALLFLLGLLGRLSRRIGLSPIPLYLLAGLAVGHGGLLEMHASEEFFAVGAEIGVILLLVMLGLEYSANELVGNLRSAAPAGLIDGVLNALPGAGFALLLGWDWTAAVVLAGITWVSSSGVIAKVLADLGRVGNRETPVILSVLVIEDLAMALYLPLVTALLAGVGLLGGLKALAIAVGTVLLVLVVAIRYGHLISTAMSAKDAEALLLGVLGLTLLVAGVAAKLQVSAAVGAFLVGIALSGPVAHHATELLTPLRDLFAAVFFVFFGLVTDPRDIPPVLLPALALAVVTMGTKLLTGYLAARRVGIAEPGRWRAGLALVPRGEFSIVIAGLAVASGRVPPALAALATAYVLITVVTGPMLARLPDFAWFKQWLRGRAAVQRVAR
- a CDS encoding MerR family transcriptional regulator gives rise to the protein MAGDFVGSGDPAYEAKVLMISVAARMAGMHPQTLRQYDRLGLVQAGRAAGGGRRYSVRDVVLLREVQRLSQDDGVNLAGIKRIIGLEQLLEQAQARVAQLEAELDAAYRRMAELEAAARFPGRDIVPTNRTSTALVVWRPRRTPDR